From the Lampris incognitus isolate fLamInc1 chromosome 10, fLamInc1.hap2, whole genome shotgun sequence genome, one window contains:
- the LOC130119846 gene encoding tetraspanin-10, whose protein sequence is MRRYLVVRRFLMPWSRRETTQNETSPLIPKVPSERASAEELVNVGTDDSSESEQNELKNGQNESGHLSKRPQPPCHYSLTDLFLKYVLFLLNLLFTVLGLLVLGLGLWGLISKESFAQEKIGSIGTDPMLIFVTLGFMLTVLCLSGCVGTLRENCCLLRLFSATVLVLITVQVLTAIIAYSLQGQIEGYLRSGMLTAMVRYQDDLDLRFITDEIQSGLQCCGADNYRDWEINIYYNCSAPGVLACSVPATCCIHPLENGTVWNSQCGVGAQQLDEFSAQTVVFLGGCLGGISRWIEQHTTLIGVVGIIILGVQILTLFITTRLLDSIQWYKAQCATL, encoded by the exons ATGAGGAGATATTTGGTCGTGAGAAGGTTCCTCATGCCCTGGTCAAGGAGGGAAACCACGCAGAATGAGACCAGTCCACTCATACCGAAG GTACCATCTGAAAGAGCCAGTGCCGAGGAGCTCGTCAATGTAGGGACTGACGACAGCAGCGAAAGCGAACAAAACGAACTGAAAAATGGCCAGAATGAGAGCGGTCATCTCTCCAAGAGGCCACAACCTCCCTGCCACTACTCCCTCACTGACCTGTTCCTAAAATACGTCCTGTTCCTGTTAAATCTGCTGTTCACAGTTCTGGGCCTGCTGGTTCTAGGTCTGGGACTGTGGGGCCTCATCAGCAAAGAGTCCTTTGCCCAGGAGAAGATTGGCAGCATAGGCACCGACCCTATGCTTATATTTGTGACTCTGGGCTTCATGCTGACTGTGCTCTGCCTGTCAGGCTGCGTGGGTACCTTGAGGGAGAATTGCTGTTTGCTGAGGCTTTTCTCTGCGACAGTTCTGGTGCTAATTACAGTCCAGGTACTGACGGCCATTATAGCATACAGTCTACAGGGTCAGATAGAGGGCTACCTGCGATCGGGAATGCTCACGGCAATGGTGCGCTACCAGGATGATCTGGATCTAAGATTCATCACAGATGAGATCCAGTCGGGCCTGCAGTGCTGCGGGGCAGATAACTACCGGGACTGGGAAATTAACAT CTATTACAACTGCTCGGCCCCGGGGGTGTTGGCCTGCAGCGTCCCTGCCACATGCTGCATACACCCTTTGGAGAACGGCACAGTGTGGAACTCGCAGTGCGGGGTGGGAGCCCAGCAGCTGGACGAGTTCTCCGCCCAGACCGTGGTCTTCCTGGGCGGCTGTCTCGGGGGGATCTCCCGCTGGATAGAGCAGCACACCACTCTGATAGGGGTGGTGGGCATCATCATACTGGGGGTCCAGATCTTGACTCTGTTCATCACAACACGTTTGCTAGATAGCATCCAGTGGTACAAAGCTCAGTGCGCTACTCTCTAA
- the LOC130119978 gene encoding retinal rod rhodopsin-sensitive cGMP 3',5'-cyclic phosphodiesterase subunit gamma-like, with amino-acid sequence MNLEVARREVKAARKAAVRATGPGSPCKGAPRFKPRNIRQFKSKPPKRGVIGFGEEIPGMEGLGTDITVVCPWEAYSHLELHELAQYGII; translated from the exons ATGAATCTGGAGGTAGCCAGACGCGAGGTTAAGGCTGCCCGCAAGGCCGCCGTCAGAGCAACTGGGCCCGGCTCGCCGTGCAAGGGCGCACCCAGGTTCAAGCCGAGGAACATCCGTCAGTTCAAAAGCAAACCCCCCAAGAGGGGTGTCATAGG atTTGGAGAGGAGATCCCTGGAATGGAGGGTCTTGGCACAG aTATTACCGTAGTCTGCCCCTGGGAAGCCTACAGTCACCTGGAGCTGCATGAGTTGGCTCAGTATGGCATCATCTGA